From the genome of Agromyces badenianii:
GGCCGGTCAGCCGGTCGACGCGGCGAAGAGCGCGGGCCACCACCCCACCGCGAGCGGGTAGCCGACGAACGACACGACGTCGAGGATCCAGTGCGCGATGACGAGCGGCATCGTGCGGCCCCAGCGCTGGTAGCACCAGCCGAAGACGATGCCCATCGCGGCGTTGCCGAAGAACGGGCCGATGCCCTGGTAGAGGTGGTAGCTGCCGCGGAGCAGCGCACTCGACAGGATCGTCGCCCATGGCCCGACACCGAGTTCCTTGAACCGGGTGAAGAGGTAGCCGACGACGATGACCTCTTCGGTCAGCGCGGCTTCGAGCGCCCGGAACACCAGGATCGGCACGGTCCACCACAGCCAATCGGCCGGTGAAGCCTGCACGGCGACGGTGAGTCCGAGTGCGCGGCCGATCGCGTAGAGGGCGAGCCCCGGCACGCCGACGGCGACGACGAGCAGCACGCCGGATGCCGCGTCGCGGCCGGGCCTCGACAGGTCGAGCCCGATGCGGCGGAACGGGTTCGTGCCGGGAGCCCAGAGCAGGTACAGCACGAGAGCGACAGCGAAGAGGCCGAAGAAGACGTCGAGGAACTGGTAGGTGAAGTCGAGCCACTCCCGCGGCGCCCGTGACGGGTTCAGGGCCACGGACTGCTCACCGAGCGGAGTCTCGGCCGTGAGCTTCGCCACGATCGAGACGATCGAGTAGACGGCGGATGCCCCGAGCGACAGGCCGAGCACGATCACGACCTCGAGTCGCAGCCGCCGTGCAGATGACATGCGGCAATCTTCGCATGAGCGCCTCAAGCGCAAGAATCGTGCGGATTGAGACGATTTTCGTCGAAGGGGATCTCGGTAGGTTGCGCGTCGGTAACGGTTTGGCCATCTGGTTTGCTTCGAGGTGACCGGATTCATAGTCTCGATCTACCAGCGCTCCAGCGCGGCCACGAGCCGTGCTGTCGTCGCACATCCCACAGGAGGAACATTGAAGATCAAGAGAATCGGCGTAGCCGCCATTGCTCTTGCCGCCGCGGGAGCGCTTACGCTCTCGGGTTGCACCAGCGGCGAGCCGGAGTCGACCGGAGGCGCCGGCAGCTCGACGGCAGTCATCTCGACGAACAGCACCGAGCCGCAGAACCCCTTGGTCCCCACCAACACCAACGAAGTCGGCGGCGGTCTCATCGTCGACCACGTCTTCGCCGGACTGGTGTTCTACGACGCCGAGGGCAATGTCGAGAACGATGTCGCCGAGTCCATCGAGACCGAAGACAGCCAGAACTACACCATCAAGCTCAAGGCCGACCAGACCTTCACCAACGACGAGCCGGTCACGGCAGAGTCGTTCGTGAACGCGTGGAACTACGGCGCAGCTCTCGAGAACGCCCAGCTGTCGAGCTACTTCTTCGACTCGATCGAGGGATACAGCGCAGAAGAGAACGTCGAAGAGATGTCGGGCCTCGCGGTCGTCGATGACCTGACGTTCACGGTCAAGCTTTCACAGCCCGAGTCCGACTTCCCGCTGCGTCTCGGCTACTCGGCCTTCTTCCCGCTGCCCGAGGCGGCGTACGAGGACATCGAGGCGTTCGGCGAGAGCCCCATCGGCAACGGCCCGTACATGTTCGACGGCGAAGACGCCTGGAAGCACAATGAGCGGATCGACCTCGTCGTGAACCCCGACTACGACGGCCCCCGCAAGGCGCAGAACGGTGGCCTCGACGTCATCCTCTACGCCAGCACGGATGCCGCGTACGCCGACCTGCAGGCCGGCAACGTCGATGTGCTCCAAGACCTCCCCGAGAGCGCCCTCGAGACGTTCGAGACGGAGTTCGAGGGTCGTTCGGTCAACCAGCCCGCCGCGGCGAACGCCACGATCACGATCCCCGAGCGCCTGGCGCACTTCAGCGGTGAAGAGGGCAAGCTGCGGCGCGCCGCGATCTCGCACGCCATCAACCGCGAAGAGATCACCGAGGTCATCTACAGCGGCACGCGCACTCCGGCCCACGACTTCACGTCGCCGGTCATCGCCGGTTACTCCGAGGAGATCCCCGGTTCCGAGGTTCTCGAGTTCGACGCCGACCTGGCGAAGGAACTCTGGGCCGAGGCCGACGCGATCGCACCGTGGAGCGGTTCCTTCCAGCTCGCGTACAACGCCGACGGCCCCAACCAGGGCTGGGTCGACGCTGTGGCGAACCAGTTGAAGAACAACCTCGGCATCGACGCATCCGGTGCACCGGTTCCCACGTTCGCCGAACTCCGCACGGCCGTCACCGACCGCGCGATCCAGACGTCGTTCCGCACCGGTTGGCAGGGTGACTACCCGTCGCTGTCGAACTTCCTCGGGCCGATCTTCTACACCGGCGCAGGCTCGAACGACGGCGACTACTCGAACCCCGCGTTCGACCAGCTCATCGACGAGGGACTCGGTGCCACCGACATCGAGGCCGGCATCGAGAGCTTCCAGCAGGCGCAGGAGATCCTCTTCGAGGACCTTCCCGCCATCCCGCTGTGGTACACCAACACCGCGGGTGCATGGGGCGAGCAGGTCGACAACGTCGAGTTCGGCTGGAACACCGTCCCGCTCTACTACCAGATCACGAAGAGCGAGTAGTCAGTTCTCGTTCCGGGTGAGTGGGGTTAGACTCTGACTCGCCCGTGGGGCGGCAGCCGACCGGCTGCCGCCCCACTCCCACGTTGTCCACGATGTCCTGCCGATCGGCGTCGCATCGAGTGGACGAACTCGCAAGCGGTGAGGTCCCCTTCAATATGTCAACATCCACGAACAGCGAGGCCTGATCGATGGCCGGCTATATCGTGCGCCGAATCCTTCAGGCGATCCCTGTGCTTCTCGGCACCACGTTCCTGATCTACTTCATGGTCTTCGCCATGCCCGGCGACCCGGTCGTCGCGCTCTTCGGCGAGAAGACGCCGCCCCCCGCGGTACTCGAACAGCTGCGTGAGCGCTACAACCTGGATGAGCCGTTCCTCGTCCAGTACTTCATCTTCCTCGGCAACATCTTCCGGGGCGACCTCGGCGTCTCGTTCTCCGGGCAGCCCGGTGTCGGAGATCCTCGCTCAGACCTTCCCGGTCACGCTGCGTCTCGCGCTGCTCCTCCACGGTCTTCCTGATGGTCGGCGGCATCACCGTCGGCCTCGTCTCGGGTCTGCGCAAGGGCGGCTTCTTCGATGCGAGCGCGCTCGTCGTCAGCCTCATCTTCATCTCGCTGCCGATCTTCGTCGTGGGCTTCGTTGCGCAATTCATCTTCGGTATCCAGCTCGGATGGTTCAGAACGACCGTCGGTGCAGGAGCACCATGGTCGGACCTCGTCTTGCCGGCGCTCGTGCTGGCGACGGGCAGCTTCGCACAGATCGTCCGACTGACCCGCGCGTCGGTCATCGAGACAGACGGTCAGGACTTCGTTCGCACCGCGGCGAGCAAGGGCCTCTCCCGGAGCCGCATCGTCCCCGTGCACATCCTGCGCAACTCGTTGATCCCCGTCGTCACCTATCTCGGGGTCGACTTCGGTGTTCTGATGGTCGGTGCCGTCGTCACCGAGGGCATCTTCAACGTTCCGGGCGTCGGCCGAACCGTCTACCAGGCGATCATCCGCGGAGAGAATCCCACGGTCGTCGCCTTCGTCACCGTCATGGTCCTGATCTATCTCGTGGTGAATCTGCTGATCGATCTGCTCTACGCCGTGCTCGACCCGAGGATCCGCTATGCCAAGTAACACCAGACCCGACCAGCAGCACTACGTTGCGCCACTCGAAGAGACCCAGCTCGTCGCCATCGACTCCATCAAGGCCGACGGCAAGCCCTCGAACCTCTGGCGCGACGCCTGGGCCGATGTGCGCAAGCGACCGATGTTCTGGATCTCCGCGGCGCTCATCCTGATCGTCGTCGTCGTGGCGCTGTTCCCCGGGTGGTTCACCCAGGTGCCGCCGAACAACGACTGCCAGCTCGCCAACAGCAACGGCGGCCCGACCGAGGGCCACCCGCTCGGCTTCACGAAACAGGGCTGCGACATCTACTCGCGGATCATTCACGGAACCTCGACGTCGCTCTCGGTCGGCCTCATCGTGACGTTCCTCGTGGCCTTCCTCGGCATCATCTTCGGTGCCTTCGCGGGCTTCTACGGTGGATGGATCGACGCGGTGCTCTCCCGTCTGGGTGACATCTTCTTCTCGATCCCCTACATCCTCGCCGCCGTCGTCGTCATGTCGGTGCTGTCCCAGTACGCGAACGTGTGGGTGATCTCGCTCGCGATCGGTGTGTTCGCGTGGCCGGCGACGGCTCGTGTGTTGCGAGCCGAGATATTCAGGGTGAAGAACGCCGACTTCGTCATGGCCGCCACCGCGCTCGGAGTGTCGCGTTTCCGCATTCTGCTGCGCCATGTTCTGCCGAACTCGATCGCACCGGTCATCGTCATCACGACGATCTCGCTCGCTTCGGCGATCGTGGCCGAGGCGACTCTGTCGTTCCTCGGTGTCGGACTCCCGTCTTCGACGATGTCGTGGGGCAATGACATCTCGGCCGCCCAGAACGACCTGCGCAGCGCCCCGCAGACGCTCATCCTTCCCTCGATCGCACTGTCGGTCACCGTGCTGAGCTTCATCATGCTCGGCGAGGTCGTGCGCGACGCGCTCGATCCGAAGGCGAGGGCACGGCGATGATCGAGACTTCGAACGGATCGAACGTGCAAACAGAACGCGCCGACGGCGCCGAACGCCCCCTGCTCGAGATCAAAGACCTGCAGGTCGGCTTCAACACCCAAGACGGTCTCGTGAAGGCCGTCGACGGTGTGAACATCACCCTCTACCGCGGGCAGAGCCTCGCGATCGTGGGGGAGTCGGGCTCCGGCAAGTCGACGACCGCGCACGCGATCATCAACCTCCTGCCCGGCACCGGTCACATCTCGGGCGGACAGATCCTCCTCGACGGCCAAGACTTGACGAAGGCCGGCAAGCGGGAGATGGAGGCCGTTCGCGGCCGCAAGATCGGGTTCGTGCCGCAGGACCCGATGTCGAACCTCAACCCCGTGTGGTCGATCGGATTCCAGGTCGAAGAGGCGATCAGGGCCAACGGCATCGCGACCGGGCGCAAAGAGGTCAAGAAGCGCGCGATCGAGGTGCTGAAACAGGCGGGCCTCGGCGATGCCGACCGTCGCATGAAGCAGTTCCCGCACCAGTTCTCGGGCGGCATGCGCCAGCGCGTGCTGATCGGCATGGGCCTCGCAGCCGACCCGCAGCTGCTCATCGCCGACGAGCCGACCTCGGCGCTCGACGTCACCGTGCAGCGGGTCATCCTCGACCACCTCGAGTCGCTCACCCGTGAGCTCGGCACGACCCTGCTCTTCATCACGCACGACCTCGGCCTCGCGGCCGAGCGTGCCGAGCAGCTCGTGGTCATGTACAAGGGACGGGTCGTCGAATCCGGTCCGTCGGCCGAGATCCTGCAGAACCCGCAGCACCCCTACACGCAGCGGCTCGTCGCCGCGGCGCCGAGCCTCGCTTCGCGTCGCATCCAGGCGACCGGCTCGATCGCGGCCGCCGAGTCGTCGATCGCCGAGGGTGCGGCGGCTGCGGCGGGCGACACGATCGACCTCATCGCCACGGCCGAGGCTCGGGCCGAGGCGCTTGCGGCGGCCCCTCCGGCTCCGCCGGCGATCGTGGTCGAAGACCTCACCAAGGTCTTCAAGATCCGCGGTTCGGGCGACTTCACCGCCGTCGACAAGGTGTCGTTCCAGATCGCGAAGGGCACCACCACGGCGCTCGTCGGCGAGTCGGGCTCCGGCAAGTCGACCGTGGCGAAGATGCTGCTGAAGCTCGAGGAAACGACGAGCGGCAGGATCGTCGTGGGCGGTGAAGACCTCGCGAGCGTGACCGGCAAGGAGCTCTTCAACCTCCGCAGCCGCATGCAACCGGTCTTCCAAGACCCGTACGGTTCGCTGAACCCGCTGCGCAACATCGGCAACACGATCGCGGAGCCGCTGTTCACGCACAAGATCGGCTCGAACGCCTCTCGTCGTGAGCGGGTGTACGAGCTGCTCGACCAGGTGTCGCTGCCGCGCACGCTCATCAGCCGCTATCCCAACGAGCTCTCGGGCGGTCAGCGCCAGCGCATCGCCATCGCGCGTGCGTTGGCGTTGAAGCCCGAGATCGTCGTGCTCGATGAGGCGGTCTCGGCCCTCGACGTGCTCGTGCAGGCGCAGATCCTGCGACTGCTCGCCGACCTGCAGGCCGAGCTCGGCCTGACGTATCTCTTCATCACCCACGACCTCGCGGTCGTGCGCGTCATCGCCGACAACGTCTGCGTGATGCAGAAGGGGCGCATCGTCGAGTCAGCGAGCACCGACGAGGTGTTCGACCGCCCGCAGGAGCAGTACACGAGAGATCTGCTCGCGGCGATCCCGGGCGCGAACATCGAGCTCGGCGCCTAGCGCAGAAGGCACCGCACGACGCGAGCGCCCGGCATCCGGTCATTCGGATGCCGGGCGCTCGCGCGTTCCCAGCGTCGTGGCCGTCGGGCAGGGTACGCTAGAGGGGCGCACGCCGTCACTGCGGCATCCCGCGCTCCCACAGACCTTCACCACAGTGCTTCCGCGCTGTCCCCGTACCGTGCTCATGGCGCTCGGACGGCGGCGCGGCGGCCGGCATCCACGAGGACCAAACATGGCGAACGCCACCCGGAACGATCTGCGCAACGTCGCGATCGTCGCACACGTCGACCACGGCAAGACCACGCTCGTCGACGCGATGCTCAATCAGACGCACTCGTTCGCCGAGCACGCGCACGTCGAAGAGCGCGCGATGGACTCCAACGAGCTCGAGCGCGAGAAGGGCATCACGATCCTCGCCAAGAACACGGCGATCTCGTACAAGGGCGTGCACGCCACCGACGGCCCGATCACGATCAACGTCATCGACACCCCGGGTCACGCCGACTTCGGCGGCGAGGTCGAGCGCGGCCTGTCGATGGTCGACGGCGTCGTGCTGCTCGTCGACTCGAGCGAGGGCCCGCTGCCGCAGACCCGCTTCGTGCTCCGCAAGGCGCTCGAGGCCCGCATGCCGGTGATCCTGCTCGTCAACAAGACCGACCGTCCCGACGCCCGCATCGACGAGGTCGTCGCCGAGAGCCAAGACCTCCTGCTCGGCCTCGCCTCCGACCTGGCCGACGACGTGCCCGACCTCGACCTCGATGCGATCCTCGACGTGCCGGTCGTCTACGCCTCGGGCCGCAACGGCGCAGCGAGCCACAACAAGCCCGGCAACGGCGAACTCCCCGACAACGACGACCTCGAGCCGCTCTTCGAGGCGATCCTGCAGCACATCCCGGCGCCGACCTACGACGACGAGCACCCCCTGCAGGCCCACGTCACGAACCTCGACGCCTCGCCGTTCCTCGGTCGTCTCGCACTGCTCCGCGTCTTCCACGGCACCATCAAGAAGGGCCAGACGGTCGCCTGGGTCAAGCACGACGGCACCGTGCAGAACGTGCGCGTGACCGAGCTCTTCCTCACGAAGGCACTCGACCGCTACCCCGCAGAGAGCGCCGGCCCCGGCGACATCGCCGTGGTCGCGGGCTTCGAGGACATCATGATCGGCGACACGCTCGCCGACCCCGAAGACGTGCGCCCGCTCCCGATCATCGCGGTCGACGAGCCGGCGATCTCGATGACGATCGGCACGAACACCTCGCCCCTCGTCGGCAAGGTCAAGGGGCACAAGCTCACCGCCCGCATGGTGAAAGACCGCCTCGACCGCGAACTCGTCGGCAACGTCTCCCTCAAGGTCGTCGACATCGGCCGCCCCGACGCGTGGGAGGTGCAGGGCCGCGGCGAGCTCGCGCTCGCGATCCTCGTCGAGCAGATGCGTCGCGAGGGCTACGAGCTCACGGTCGGCAAGCCGCAGGTGGTCACGAAGCTCGTCGACGGCAAGGTGCACGAGCCCTACGAGCACCTCACGATCGACGCCCCTGAAGAGTACCTCGGTGCGATCACGCAGCTGCTCGCCGCCCGCAAGGGCCGCATGGACAACATGTCGAACCACGGCACCGGCTGGGTGCGCATGGAGTTCATCGTGCCGAGCCGCGGGCTCATCGGCTTCCGCACCGAGTTCATGACGACCACGCGCGGCACCGGCATCGCGAACGCGATCTCGCACGGGTACGACGCGTGGGCTGGCCAGATCGTCACGCGCAACAACGGCTCGATCGTCGCCGACCGCTCGGGCGTCGTGACGCCGTTCGCGATCATCGCCCTGCAGGAGCGCATGACCTTCTTCGTGAACCCCACCGAAGAGGTCTACGAGGGCATGGTGATCGGCGAGAACTCGCGTGCCGACGACATGGACGTCAACATCACCAAAGAGAAGAAGCTGACGAACATGCGTCAGTCGACGGCCGACAACTTCGAGTCGATGACGCCTTCGCGCCAGCTCTCGCTCGAGGAGTGCCTCGAGTTCGCCCGCGAAGACGAGTGCGTCGAGGTCACCCCGACCGCGGTGCGCATCCGCAAGGTCGAGCTCGACGCGACGGCTCGCGCGCGCACGACGTCGCGCCTGAAGAAGCAGGGCTAGCCGCACCGGCGAGCAGCACGAGCGGATGCCGCGGGGTCGACGACCTCGCGGCATCCGCTCGTTCGCGTTCGCAGGGTTCGCGCATGCAGCGCGGAGGTTCCTCCCAGAGTCCGTGCGTACCGTAACTGAGGTTGCCTCGCCCCCAGGCATCTGAAGACCCGATACCCGACCCTGAGATACGTCACCCACCTGATGAGTTCCCCCATGCACGGCCGCCGCGCGGCCGCCCCAGCCCGTTCCCGCCCCGCCCGAACCGCGCCGGTCGCCAGCCTCTCGGAGGCACCGATCGCCGCGGAGGGCACTCGCCTGCGCACCCCGCTGCGCCCGCTCCTCTCGCTCATCGCGATGTCATTCGCGGGCGCCATGATGGTCGCCACGAGCGTTCCCGCCTTGGCGATCACCGCCACCGATGCAGAGCCGCGCGCCTCGGTGTACGCGCCCGTCGAAGACACCGTCGAATACGTGCCGCAGACCGTCGAGGTCGGCAGCGACGGGGTCATGACCACCCTCGCCGCCGAGCAGTATCACGTCGAGGCGGCGCCCCCGCCCATCGTCTCGCAGGTGGCGAGCGTCGGCAGCGTGGCGATCGTCGACACCGATGCGATCGTCTGGCCGGTGCTGACGCCCGACCGCCGCAGCTCGGGCTTCGGTCCGCGCTCGGCGCCGTGCGCGGGCTGCTCGACCAACCACGACGGGGTCGACTTCAACCCGGGCAACGGCACACCCGTGATGTCGATCGCCGACGGCGTGGTCGTGCTCGCGACCGAGAGCGGCGGCGGTCTCGGCGTCAACGTCGAGGTGCAGCACAACATCGGCGGCGAACTCGTCACGAGCTCCTACGGGCACATGCAGTACGGCTCGATCGCCGTCTCGGTCGGCCAGCAGGTCGCCGCCGGCCAGCAGCTCGGACTCGTGGGCACGACCGGCCAGTCGACCGGTCCGCACCTGCACCTCGAGATGTTCGGGGTCGACGGCGTGCGGTTCGACGGCTTCGCCTGGCTGGCGGCGCGCATCGGCTGACCGTGCGCCTGGCCGGTGGCGCGCCTCGCCCTACCGCGCCACTCGCCGAAGACAGCGCTGCTCAGGCGCCGGTGAACCCCGGTTCGCGCTTCTCGATGAAGGCCGCGACGCCCTCGCGCATGTCCTCGGTGCGGAACGCATCGCCGAAGCCCGCGATCTCGATCTCGGCCGCGCGATCGGTGCGCCGGCCGGCAGCGGCGACGAGCACCCGCTTGGCGATACCGACGGCCGGTGCCGCGTTCGCCTCGATCTCGGCGAGCGTCGCCCGGGCGCCCTCGAAGAGCGCATCCCGGTCGGCGAAGGTGCGGGAGACGAGCCCCATGGCGGCTGCCTCGGCCGCGTCGATGCGCCGAGCGGTGTAGATGAGTTCCTTCGCACGCGCGAGGCCGACAGCGCGGGGGAGGCGAACGGTGCCGCCGAATCCCGGGGTGAGCCCGAGGCGCACCTCGGGCTGACCGAAGGTCGAGGCATCCGTCGCATAGATGAAGTCGCAGGCGAGCGCGAGCTCGAGGCCGCCGCCGAGCGCGAAGCCGTCGACGCAGGCGATGACGGGAGCTGCGAGCCCTTCGATCGCGCCGGCGACGCGGTGGCCGAGTCGCGCCGACTCCTCGCCCTGCTCGGGGGTGAGGTCGGCCATGGCGCGAATGTCGGCGCCCGCGACGAACGCGCGTCCGCCGGCTCCGGTGAGGAGCACTCCGCGCACGGCGCTGCCGTCGGCGGCGAGCGACTCGAAGGCCGCGTGCAGCGCGCGGAGCACGTCGGGGGAGAGGGCGTTCAGCGCCGCGGGGCGATCGATCGTGACGATCGCGATGCCGCCATCGCGCTCGACACGCACATCGGGTCCGCTCGCCTGGGGGGTCTCGGCCATCATCGGTCCTCTCCGCACGGCGCGTCCCGTGTCCCCGTCCACGGTACGCCATCGTCGGCGGGCGCCCCGGCGGCTAGAATTCGAGCTGGGGTCATCGGATGCCGCGTGCGCCGTGCACCGTTCCCCTCCCCGACCGATGCGCACGAGGAGACGGCCATGCGACACTCCACCTTCAGCCGACTGGGCACCGCCGCGGTGCTCGCGGCGCTCACCGCGACGCTGCTCTCCGGGTGCTTCCCGAATCCCGCCGACCTCGTGAACCAGGGCGTCGAAGACGCCGTCGAAGACGCCACCGGCGGCGAGGTGAGCCTCGGCGGCGAGCTGCCGGCCGACTTCCCCGAATCGGTCGCCCTGATCGACGGCGAGATCGCCTTCGCCGCCGGCGCGGGGGGCAGCGAGGGGTGGATGGTCATGGTCACCTCGACCGCGGCCGACCCGGTCGCCGATGCCGCCGCGAAGCTCGAGGCCGCCGGGTTCACCGAGGACACCACCCTGTCCGGTGAGGGCGCGAGCGCCGTGGTGTATTCGAACGGCGAGTACCTCGTGCTCGTGGCCGGTGAGGGCGAGACCGTGTCGTACACGGTCACCCAGCAGCCGAAATGACGGGCCGCGGCAGTCGCCTCGGCAGCATCGTCGTCTCGTTCCTGATCGGCCTCGTCTACGGCGCCTTGGGCACGGTCGGCCACCGTGCCGCGATCCAGATCGGCGACATCTCGGTCCCTTGGGGTCTCGCCGCCGCGCTCGTGGGTGTGGCCGGGCTCCTCCTCGGGATCTGTCTGGTGGCCGGCGGCCGTGCCGCAGCCGCCGCCGCGGGCGCCGGGATCATCGTCGCCGTCGCCGTGCTCACCCTGCCCGGCCCCGGCGGATCGGTGCTCATCGTCGGCGATCTCACCGGCACGGTGTGGTCGATCGCGCCGGCCCTCATCGCGGTGCTCGTGGTCGCCTGGCCGGCGCTGCCCTCGACCCGGCCGCGCGACGCCTAGACTGGAGTTCCAGCCTTCCGAAGGGACAGCGAACCACCGTGACCTATGTCATCGCCCTTCCGTGTGTCGACGTCAAAGACCGTGCCTGCATCGACGAGTGCCCGGTCGACTGCATCTACGAGGGTGAGCGCTCGCTCTACATCCACCCCGACGAGTGCGTCGACTGCGGGGCCTGCGAACCGGTCTGCCCGGTCGAGGCCATCTACTACGAAGACGACCTGCCCGACGTGTGGGCCGACTACTACAAGGCCAACGTCGAGTTCTTCGACGACATCGGCTCGCCGGGCGGCGCAGCCAAGATCGGCGTCATCCCGAAAGACCACCCCGTGATCTCGGTGCTCCCTCCGCAGGCGCACTGAGCATGACGCGCGGCGAACTGCCCGACTACCCGTGGGACCTCATGGCCCCCTACCGGGAGCGGGCCGCGAGGCACCCGGGCGGAGTCGTCGACCTCTCGATCGGCTCTCCCGTCGACCCCACACCCGAGCTCGTACGTGAGGCCCTCGCCGAGGCGAGCGACGCGC
Proteins encoded in this window:
- a CDS encoding CPBP family intramembrane glutamic endopeptidase gives rise to the protein MSSARRLRLEVVIVLGLSLGASAVYSIVSIVAKLTAETPLGEQSVALNPSRAPREWLDFTYQFLDVFFGLFAVALVLYLLWAPGTNPFRRIGLDLSRPGRDAASGVLLVVAVGVPGLALYAIGRALGLTVAVQASPADWLWWTVPILVFRALEAALTEEVIVVGYLFTRFKELGVGPWATILSSALLRGSYHLYQGIGPFFGNAAMGIVFGWCYQRWGRTMPLVIAHWILDVVSFVGYPLAVGWWPALFAASTG
- a CDS encoding ABC transporter permease, giving the protein MPSNTRPDQQHYVAPLEETQLVAIDSIKADGKPSNLWRDAWADVRKRPMFWISAALILIVVVVALFPGWFTQVPPNNDCQLANSNGGPTEGHPLGFTKQGCDIYSRIIHGTSTSLSVGLIVTFLVAFLGIIFGAFAGFYGGWIDAVLSRLGDIFFSIPYILAAVVVMSVLSQYANVWVISLAIGVFAWPATARVLRAEIFRVKNADFVMAATALGVSRFRILLRHVLPNSIAPVIVITTISLASAIVAEATLSFLGVGLPSSTMSWGNDISAAQNDLRSAPQTLILPSIALSVTVLSFIMLGEVVRDALDPKARARR
- the typA gene encoding translational GTPase TypA, whose translation is MANATRNDLRNVAIVAHVDHGKTTLVDAMLNQTHSFAEHAHVEERAMDSNELEREKGITILAKNTAISYKGVHATDGPITINVIDTPGHADFGGEVERGLSMVDGVVLLVDSSEGPLPQTRFVLRKALEARMPVILLVNKTDRPDARIDEVVAESQDLLLGLASDLADDVPDLDLDAILDVPVVYASGRNGAASHNKPGNGELPDNDDLEPLFEAILQHIPAPTYDDEHPLQAHVTNLDASPFLGRLALLRVFHGTIKKGQTVAWVKHDGTVQNVRVTELFLTKALDRYPAESAGPGDIAVVAGFEDIMIGDTLADPEDVRPLPIIAVDEPAISMTIGTNTSPLVGKVKGHKLTARMVKDRLDRELVGNVSLKVVDIGRPDAWEVQGRGELALAILVEQMRREGYELTVGKPQVVTKLVDGKVHEPYEHLTIDAPEEYLGAITQLLAARKGRMDNMSNHGTGWVRMEFIVPSRGLIGFRTEFMTTTRGTGIANAISHGYDAWAGQIVTRNNGSIVADRSGVVTPFAIIALQERMTFFVNPTEEVYEGMVIGENSRADDMDVNITKEKKLTNMRQSTADNFESMTPSRQLSLEECLEFAREDECVEVTPTAVRIRKVELDATARARTTSRLKKQG
- a CDS encoding enoyl-CoA hydratase/isomerase family protein produces the protein MAETPQASGPDVRVERDGGIAIVTIDRPAALNALSPDVLRALHAAFESLAADGSAVRGVLLTGAGGRAFVAGADIRAMADLTPEQGEESARLGHRVAGAIEGLAAPVIACVDGFALGGGLELALACDFIYATDASTFGQPEVRLGLTPGFGGTVRLPRAVGLARAKELIYTARRIDAAEAAAMGLVSRTFADRDALFEGARATLAEIEANAAPAVGIAKRVLVAAAGRRTDRAAEIEIAGFGDAFRTEDMREGVAAFIEKREPGFTGA
- a CDS encoding peptide ABC transporter substrate-binding protein; this encodes MKIKRIGVAAIALAAAGALTLSGCTSGEPESTGGAGSSTAVISTNSTEPQNPLVPTNTNEVGGGLIVDHVFAGLVFYDAEGNVENDVAESIETEDSQNYTIKLKADQTFTNDEPVTAESFVNAWNYGAALENAQLSSYFFDSIEGYSAEENVEEMSGLAVVDDLTFTVKLSQPESDFPLRLGYSAFFPLPEAAYEDIEAFGESPIGNGPYMFDGEDAWKHNERIDLVVNPDYDGPRKAQNGGLDVILYASTDAAYADLQAGNVDVLQDLPESALETFETEFEGRSVNQPAAANATITIPERLAHFSGEEGKLRRAAISHAINREEITEVIYSGTRTPAHDFTSPVIAGYSEEIPGSEVLEFDADLAKELWAEADAIAPWSGSFQLAYNADGPNQGWVDAVANQLKNNLGIDASGAPVPTFAELRTAVTDRAIQTSFRTGWQGDYPSLSNFLGPIFYTGAGSNDGDYSNPAFDQLIDEGLGATDIEAGIESFQQAQEILFEDLPAIPLWYTNTAGAWGEQVDNVEFGWNTVPLYYQITKSE
- a CDS encoding dipeptide ABC transporter ATP-binding protein, with translation MIETSNGSNVQTERADGAERPLLEIKDLQVGFNTQDGLVKAVDGVNITLYRGQSLAIVGESGSGKSTTAHAIINLLPGTGHISGGQILLDGQDLTKAGKREMEAVRGRKIGFVPQDPMSNLNPVWSIGFQVEEAIRANGIATGRKEVKKRAIEVLKQAGLGDADRRMKQFPHQFSGGMRQRVLIGMGLAADPQLLIADEPTSALDVTVQRVILDHLESLTRELGTTLLFITHDLGLAAERAEQLVVMYKGRVVESGPSAEILQNPQHPYTQRLVAAAPSLASRRIQATGSIAAAESSIAEGAAAAAGDTIDLIATAEARAEALAAAPPAPPAIVVEDLTKVFKIRGSGDFTAVDKVSFQIAKGTTTALVGESGSGKSTVAKMLLKLEETTSGRIVVGGEDLASVTGKELFNLRSRMQPVFQDPYGSLNPLRNIGNTIAEPLFTHKIGSNASRRERVYELLDQVSLPRTLISRYPNELSGGQRQRIAIARALALKPEIVVLDEAVSALDVLVQAQILRLLADLQAELGLTYLFITHDLAVVRVIADNVCVMQKGRIVESASTDEVFDRPQEQYTRDLLAAIPGANIELGA
- a CDS encoding M23 family metallopeptidase — its product is MHGRRAAAPARSRPARTAPVASLSEAPIAAEGTRLRTPLRPLLSLIAMSFAGAMMVATSVPALAITATDAEPRASVYAPVEDTVEYVPQTVEVGSDGVMTTLAAEQYHVEAAPPPIVSQVASVGSVAIVDTDAIVWPVLTPDRRSSGFGPRSAPCAGCSTNHDGVDFNPGNGTPVMSIADGVVVLATESGGGLGVNVEVQHNIGGELVTSSYGHMQYGSIAVSVGQQVAAGQQLGLVGTTGQSTGPHLHLEMFGVDGVRFDGFAWLAARIG
- the fdxA gene encoding ferredoxin, encoding MTYVIALPCVDVKDRACIDECPVDCIYEGERSLYIHPDECVDCGACEPVCPVEAIYYEDDLPDVWADYYKANVEFFDDIGSPGGAAKIGVIPKDHPVISVLPPQAH